The following proteins are encoded in a genomic region of Chitinophagales bacterium:
- a CDS encoding methionyl-tRNA formyltransferase, whose translation MQNPLKIVFMGTPDFAVPSLQILVENNYNIVAVITAPDKPAGRGKQINESAIKQFAIQHHLNVLQPTNLKDSAFIKTLQNLQADLFIVVAFRMLPEIVWKMPKLGTFNLHASLLPKYRGAAPINWAVINGEKETGATTFFLQHEIDTGNIILQEKIAITDEDNAGTVHDKLMLLGADLVLKTVQAIEQNNYTLQQQDWNENLPHAPKIFKEDGNINWQDTATNIHNKIRGLSPYPTAYTTLLSKNLKIYKTRITKDTNIEQHYIANNIYSDGSLFLAFKTADDFILVQELQLEGKKRMLVQDFLRGFKF comes from the coding sequence ATGCAAAATCCACTAAAAATAGTATTTATGGGAACACCAGATTTTGCTGTTCCATCACTACAAATCCTAGTAGAAAACAACTATAACATTGTAGCAGTAATTACTGCACCAGACAAACCAGCTGGAAGAGGAAAACAAATCAACGAAAGTGCTATTAAACAATTTGCCATACAACACCACTTAAATGTATTGCAACCAACTAATTTAAAAGACAGTGCATTTATAAAAACACTACAAAACTTACAAGCCGATTTATTTATTGTTGTTGCTTTTAGAATGCTACCAGAAATAGTTTGGAAAATGCCAAAACTAGGAACATTTAATTTACACGCTTCGCTTCTACCAAAATACAGAGGTGCTGCTCCAATAAATTGGGCAGTTATTAATGGCGAAAAAGAAACTGGTGCTACTACCTTTTTTTTACAACACGAAATTGATACAGGCAACATCATCTTACAAGAAAAAATTGCCATTACAGATGAAGACAATGCAGGTACAGTACATGATAAATTAATGCTATTGGGTGCAGACTTAGTTCTAAAGACAGTACAAGCAATTGAGCAAAATAATTATACCTTACAACAACAAGACTGGAACGAAAACCTACCACATGCTCCAAAAATTTTTAAAGAAGATGGCAATATTAATTGGCAAGATACGGCTACAAACATTCACAATAAAATAAGAGGTCTATCGCCATATCCAACAGCATATACTACATTACTTAGTAAAAATTTAAAAATATATAAAACAAGAATTACTAAAGATACAAATATAGAACAACATTATATTGCAAACAACATTTATTCTGATGGTAGTTTATTCCTAGCATTTAAAACAGCCGATGATTTTATACTAGTACAAGAATTGCAACTAGAAGGCAAAAAAAGAATGTTGGTACAAGACTTTTTAAGAGGTTTTAAGTTTTAA
- a CDS encoding ZIP family metal transporter — MTTIIHFFESLNPIIAALLATTFTWLVTALGASLVFFFKKMNRAVLDGMLGFTGGVMVAASFWSLLAPAIAMSAGEGFKKVMPSAIGFLLGALFLFMLDKILPHLHINFKENEAEGVKTKWHKTTLLVLAITLHNIPEGLAVGVLFGGVAAGIEGATIAGAVALAIGIGLQNFPEGIAVSMPLRRQGLSRTKSFWYGQLSAIVEPMAGFFGAWGVLQFQPILPYALAFAAGAMIFVVVEEVIPETQLDKYTDIATLGFILGFIVMMTLDVALG; from the coding sequence ATGACTACTATCATACATTTTTTTGAATCACTAAATCCAATTATAGCTGCTTTACTAGCCACTACATTTACTTGGTTGGTAACTGCTTTAGGTGCAAGCTTAGTATTCTTCTTTAAAAAAATGAATAGAGCTGTACTAGATGGAATGCTTGGTTTTACTGGTGGTGTTATGGTGGCTGCTAGTTTTTGGAGTTTGCTAGCTCCAGCTATAGCAATGAGTGCTGGCGAAGGATTTAAAAAAGTAATGCCCTCTGCTATTGGTTTTTTACTAGGAGCTTTATTCCTTTTTATGCTCGATAAAATTTTACCACATTTACACATCAACTTTAAAGAAAATGAAGCGGAAGGTGTTAAAACCAAATGGCACAAAACAACGCTATTGGTTTTAGCTATTACACTACACAATATTCCAGAAGGTTTAGCAGTAGGTGTTTTATTTGGTGGTGTTGCCGCAGGAATTGAAGGTGCTACTATTGCTGGTGCTGTTGCTTTGGCTATAGGTATTGGACTACAAAATTTTCCAGAAGGTATTGCAGTAAGTATGCCTTTGCGTAGACAAGGTTTAAGTAGAACTAAAAGTTTTTGGTACGGACAACTTTCTGCTATTGTAGAGCCAATGGCTGGTTTTTTTGGTGCTTGGGGAGTGTTACAATTTCAGCCAATTTTACCATACGCTTTGGCTTTTGCTGCTGGTGCCATGATTTTTGTAGTAGTAGAAGAAGTAATTCCAGAAACACAATTAGACAAGTACACTGATATTGCTACACTTGGTTTTATACTTGGTTTTATTGTCATGATGACTTTAGATGTTGCCTTAGGTTAA
- a CDS encoding KilA-N domain-containing protein: MAKKKKIEVEGKEISIIFENEQEYISLTDMLKAKDGEFFISDWLRNRNTVEYLGIWESVYNPNFNYGEFAIIKSQAGLNNYKLSVKDWTEKTNAIGLKATTGRYGGTYAHKDIAFEFGMWISPQFKIYLIKEFQRLKSEENDRLQLEWNLQRTLAKVNYQIHTDAIKANLIPPEITKQQISCVYANEADLLNVALFGTTAKDWRKNNIDKKGNIRDFATLEQLVVLSNLESINALLIQQGLSQNERLIELNKVAITQMKSLLESSSLKKLK; encoded by the coding sequence ATGGCAAAAAAGAAGAAAATAGAAGTTGAAGGCAAAGAAATAAGTATAATTTTTGAAAATGAACAAGAATATATTTCATTAACAGATATGCTTAAAGCCAAAGATGGAGAATTCTTTATTTCAGACTGGCTTCGTAATAGAAACACTGTTGAATATCTTGGAATTTGGGAAAGTGTTTATAATCCAAATTTTAATTATGGCGAATTTGCCATAATTAAAAGTCAAGCTGGTTTAAATAATTATAAGCTAAGTGTTAAAGATTGGACTGAAAAAACAAATGCTATTGGATTAAAAGCAACGACAGGAAGATACGGCGGAACTTATGCTCATAAAGATATTGCCTTTGAATTTGGTATGTGGATTAGTCCGCAGTTTAAAATATACTTAATTAAAGAATTTCAAAGACTAAAAAGTGAAGAAAACGACAGACTTCAACTTGAGTGGAATTTACAAAGAACCTTAGCTAAAGTAAATTATCAAATTCATACAGATGCAATTAAGGCAAATCTTATTCCACCAGAAATTACTAAACAACAAATTAGTTGTGTTTATGCAAACGAAGCTGATTTATTAAATGTTGCTCTTTTTGGAACAACTGCTAAAGACTGGAGAAAAAATAACATCGATAAAAAAGGAAATATCAGAGATTTTGCAACCTTAGAACAGCTAGTTGTTTTGAGTAATTTAGAAAGCATCAATGCACTACTTATTCAACAAGGATTATCTCAAAATGAACGATTAATAGAACTCAATAAAGTTGCCATTACACAAATGAAGTCGCTTTTAGAAAGCAGTAGTCTAAAAAAGCTAAAATAA
- a CDS encoding PD40 domain-containing protein, with product MKQFLVVILTFCAYFGFSQQVQWASQLINFSSEWTKDMPENTTRYKATQVLGVPNTMSVKVSGLAWAPKGSTEGKEHITVGFATPQDVQQVIIGETFNAGAVQEIILYDTDGKSYSVYKNKELTYKNNYGETLIPYKVPYTRNVDKLKLILNTKKVGNMQQIDCIGISSGTQPVKLKINELFYSETVSNPENLGPFINSSYYDHLPLISPDNSTLYFARKFIDDDEKDDIYYAKKLPNGKFSKAENIGAPLNTLKNNFVCYISSDNQRLYLANRYRKKGGEGLSLSTKQTNGSWSEPKLIPIPNIGNLNEFAHYHVSLDEKVILMAVQRSDSYGDLDLYVSLKYSDGSWSEPKNLGPIINTVGAEGSVFLAADGRTMYFASTGHQGYGDYDMFVTKRLDNSWTNWSTPLNLGSKINTPEMDIYYTITSDGEYAYFSSGKSYFGLNDLYRMKLPKEAKPEPVFVNELVVNNTPLKTTPTTNSLDDKLAALKNQQQNVPTPTVVNTPTTTNVPVNNNPVATTTTPKPTTTNNDAVADLQQKLEALKNQQQQVKSTPTTTTQPEVVKSNSTLPASVTNHQPTEVIKNNSTLPPSATMEVPKENNYKVDDFKDIPAVENNDYNKKVFDNLNSSPKVKPKTVDPVLNNPTISNTPTTPNNIEVNQVDINQTTPTTNNAPLKTQSYIDPYQQKLDELKKQQEQAKLSTPTSTTTSSYSEYTQPKDYNNPTTPVYNSPNNSTQAQNQKLQDLNQPVQQSTKLPATESYNNPYYQQQNAPLKEKQEDKFGNDYDEMQAKIDALKNQQQQNATSGNKPKKASQIEVDNNNPNIKYAPSTVTTTASVEPSSKINLDKYEDKLKAIQDKMNAIGNTNNQPTSTTLANVESNNTPNQNLPLKQSTTTTDEVQQLSNQLDAIKNQIKENQTPTNIVTTNTPTTNNTISTNEVEAPKLVHNNQVVKEQPTVNPDDLAKQKAQLEALQQEQDKLNNKLNNTLNTLNESKQDLENDINSLQTEKDKINNENKNLNNTNEQLSAEKAQLEAEKKQMDDLLAKMKAEKDKLAAEKEQIEKDKYLLEQLKKQQQSEVNTLSANINKLKQEQADAIKAAQEVKRYEIFDVPIEVGAIAVMSSIYFTADAAFIQTKSYPELDKLVAFLQSHKNIKIEVGGHTNGLCDADFCNKLSGDRANEVMQYLIKKGITADKLTSVGYGKRYLIADAGNPKNQRVEIKILSVDNK from the coding sequence ATGAAACAATTTTTAGTTGTTATTCTAACTTTTTGTGCCTATTTCGGCTTTAGTCAACAAGTACAATGGGCATCTCAATTAATTAATTTTTCTAGTGAATGGACTAAAGACATGCCAGAAAATACTACTCGCTACAAAGCAACGCAAGTACTTGGTGTGCCTAATACGATGTCTGTAAAAGTTTCTGGTTTGGCTTGGGCACCAAAAGGAAGCACTGAAGGCAAAGAGCATATTACGGTTGGTTTTGCTACACCACAAGATGTACAACAAGTAATTATTGGCGAAACTTTTAATGCTGGTGCTGTGCAAGAAATTATTTTATACGATACAGATGGAAAAAGTTATTCGGTGTACAAGAATAAAGAGTTAACCTATAAAAATAACTATGGAGAAACACTTATTCCTTATAAAGTTCCTTATACTAGAAATGTAGATAAATTAAAACTCATACTCAATACCAAAAAAGTTGGCAACATGCAACAAATTGATTGTATTGGGATTTCATCTGGTACACAACCAGTTAAGTTAAAAATAAACGAATTATTTTATAGTGAAACTGTTTCTAATCCAGAGAATTTAGGACCATTTATTAATTCTTCTTATTACGATCATTTACCTTTGATTTCGCCAGATAACTCTACGCTTTATTTTGCTAGAAAATTTATTGATGATGATGAAAAAGATGACATCTACTATGCTAAAAAATTACCTAATGGAAAGTTTAGCAAAGCAGAAAATATTGGAGCTCCATTAAATACTTTAAAAAATAATTTTGTATGCTATATCAGTTCAGACAATCAGCGATTGTACTTAGCCAACAGATATAGAAAAAAAGGTGGCGAAGGTTTATCATTGAGTACCAAGCAAACCAATGGTTCATGGTCTGAACCAAAATTAATTCCTATTCCAAATATTGGCAATTTAAATGAGTTTGCACATTATCATGTAAGTTTAGATGAAAAAGTAATTTTAATGGCTGTACAAAGAAGTGACTCATACGGCGATTTAGATTTATATGTTTCTTTGAAATATAGCGATGGTAGTTGGAGTGAACCTAAAAATTTAGGACCAATAATTAATACTGTTGGTGCAGAAGGTAGTGTCTTTTTAGCTGCTGATGGTAGAACAATGTATTTTGCTTCTACAGGTCATCAAGGTTATGGCGATTATGATATGTTTGTAACCAAACGACTAGACAATTCTTGGACGAATTGGAGCACACCACTTAATTTAGGATCAAAAATAAATACACCAGAAATGGACATATATTATACCATTACATCTGATGGTGAGTATGCTTATTTTTCTAGTGGTAAATCGTATTTTGGTTTGAATGATTTGTATAGAATGAAACTGCCTAAAGAAGCAAAACCAGAACCAGTTTTTGTAAACGAATTAGTAGTAAACAATACGCCTTTAAAAACTACACCAACTACAAATTCATTAGATGATAAATTGGCAGCACTAAAAAATCAACAACAAAATGTACCAACACCTACAGTCGTAAATACACCTACTACTACGAATGTACCAGTAAACAACAATCCAGTAGCTACTACAACTACACCAAAACCTACTACGACAAACAATGACGCAGTGGCTGATTTACAACAAAAGTTAGAAGCACTAAAAAATCAACAACAACAAGTAAAAAGTACACCTACTACAACTACGCAACCAGAAGTTGTAAAAAGCAATAGTACACTTCCAGCATCAGTTACCAATCATCAACCTACAGAAGTAATTAAAAATAATAGTACACTACCACCTTCTGCTACAATGGAAGTTCCTAAAGAAAACAATTATAAAGTAGATGATTTTAAAGATATTCCTGCAGTAGAAAATAACGATTATAATAAAAAAGTATTTGATAATTTAAATAGTTCGCCTAAGGTGAAACCTAAAACAGTTGATCCAGTTTTAAATAATCCAACAATAAGTAATACACCAACAACACCTAATAATATAGAAGTTAATCAGGTTGATATTAATCAAACAACACCTACAACAAATAATGCACCACTCAAAACTCAGTCGTATATAGATCCATATCAACAAAAATTAGATGAGTTGAAAAAACAGCAAGAGCAAGCTAAACTCAGTACACCAACAAGTACTACAACTTCTTCTTATAGTGAATATACTCAGCCAAAAGATTACAATAATCCAACGACGCCAGTGTATAATAGTCCAAATAATAGTACACAAGCACAAAACCAAAAGCTACAAGACTTAAATCAACCAGTGCAACAGAGTACTAAGTTGCCAGCAACAGAATCGTATAATAATCCATATTATCAACAACAAAATGCACCTTTAAAAGAAAAACAAGAAGATAAATTTGGTAATGATTATGATGAAATGCAAGCGAAGATTGATGCACTAAAAAATCAGCAACAACAAAATGCAACTTCTGGAAATAAACCTAAAAAAGCATCACAAATAGAAGTAGATAACAACAATCCAAACATTAAATATGCACCAAGTACTGTAACAACAACGGCTTCGGTTGAACCATCTAGCAAAATAAATTTAGACAAGTACGAAGATAAATTGAAAGCCATTCAAGATAAAATGAATGCTATAGGCAATACTAATAATCAACCAACATCAACTACTTTGGCAAATGTAGAATCAAACAATACACCTAATCAAAATTTACCACTAAAGCAAAGTACGACTACAACAGATGAAGTACAGCAGTTGAGTAATCAATTAGATGCTATAAAAAATCAGATTAAAGAAAATCAAACGCCTACCAATATTGTTACTACAAATACACCAACAACAAATAATACTATTTCTACTAATGAAGTAGAAGCACCAAAATTGGTTCACAACAATCAAGTAGTAAAAGAACAACCAACGGTAAATCCAGATGATTTGGCTAAACAGAAAGCACAATTAGAAGCTTTGCAGCAAGAACAAGATAAATTGAATAATAAATTAAACAATACTTTAAATACACTCAATGAAAGCAAACAAGATTTGGAAAATGACATCAATAGTTTGCAAACAGAAAAAGATAAAATAAATAATGAAAATAAAAATTTGAATAATACCAATGAACAATTGAGTGCAGAGAAAGCTCAATTAGAAGCAGAGAAAAAACAAATGGACGATTTATTAGCAAAAATGAAAGCAGAGAAAGATAAGTTGGCTGCTGAAAAAGAACAAATAGAAAAAGATAAATATTTACTAGAGCAATTAAAAAAACAACAACAATCAGAAGTTAATACACTGAGTGCCAATATCAATAAACTAAAGCAAGAACAAGCAGATGCGATTAAAGCAGCTCAAGAAGTAAAACGCTACGAAATTTTTGATGTGCCTATAGAAGTTGGTGCAATTGCTGTAATGAGTAGTATTTATTTTACAGCAGATGCTGCGTTTATTCAAACAAAATCGTATCCAGAATTAGATAAATTGGTAGCATTTTTACAGTCGCATAAAAATATAAAAATTGAAGTTGGCGGACATACCAATGGTTTGTGTGATGCTGATTTCTGTAATAAACTATCTGGTGATAGAGCCAATGAAGTAATGCAATACTTAATAAAAAAAGGTATTACTGCTGATAAATTAACTTCGGTTGGTTACGGAAAACGCTATTTAATTGCAGATGCTGGCAATCCAAAAAATCAAAGAGTGGAAATTAAAATCTTAAGTGTAGACAATAAATAA
- the def gene encoding peptide deformylase — protein MILPIIVYGHPTLIKETEDIDKDYPNLQELINNMWQTMYNASGVGLAAPQVNQSIRLFLVDTVQMQDKKDANFKGIKKVFINATLIEENGKVWKYEEGCLSIPGFRENVERKPNIKIHYFDENFNEFEEEYDGINARVIQHEYDHVDGILFTDRLKPLTKKLAQKKLEKIRKGIFEADYKTKVY, from the coding sequence ATGATTTTGCCAATTATAGTATACGGACATCCAACTTTAATTAAAGAAACGGAAGATATTGATAAAGACTATCCCAATCTTCAAGAACTAATTAACAATATGTGGCAGACAATGTACAATGCAAGTGGCGTTGGTTTAGCTGCACCACAAGTCAACCAATCTATTCGTTTGTTTTTGGTAGATACTGTACAAATGCAAGATAAAAAAGATGCCAATTTTAAAGGCATTAAAAAAGTATTTATCAATGCAACTTTAATAGAAGAAAATGGTAAAGTATGGAAATACGAAGAAGGTTGCTTAAGTATTCCAGGTTTTAGAGAGAATGTAGAACGAAAACCCAATATTAAAATTCATTATTTTGATGAAAATTTTAATGAGTTTGAAGAAGAATATGATGGCATTAACGCAAGAGTGATACAACACGAGTATGACCATGTTGATGGTATTTTATTTACCGACAGACTGAAACCATTAACGAAAAAACTAGCACAAAAGAAATTAGAAAAAATAAGAAAAGGCATTTTCGAAGCAGATTATAAAACTAAGGTGTATTAG
- the ruvX gene encoding Holliday junction resolvase RuvX → MSKIVAIDYGKKRVGFAISDETLTFAFGLSTQENKNALQYIINLIEKEKIETIIIGYPKNLNNELMDLTKAIDVFIKQIQQKYSSITIEKLDERFTSKLAFQSMIDSGLKKKQRQNKALVDEISATILLQDYITQLAFRKKQNNS, encoded by the coding sequence ATGAGTAAAATTGTAGCAATAGATTATGGTAAAAAAAGAGTTGGCTTTGCAATTTCAGACGAAACCTTAACTTTTGCATTTGGCTTATCTACACAAGAAAATAAAAATGCATTACAATATATTATTAATCTTATAGAAAAAGAAAAAATAGAAACTATTATTATAGGTTATCCTAAGAATTTAAATAATGAACTCATGGATTTAACCAAAGCCATAGATGTTTTCATTAAACAAATCCAACAAAAATATAGTAGCATTACTATAGAAAAATTAGATGAACGCTTTACTAGCAAACTCGCTTTTCAGTCGATGATTGATAGTGGACTCAAAAAAAAACAACGACAAAACAAAGCATTAGTCGATGAAATAAGTGCTACGATTTTATTGCAAGATTATATTACGCAATTAGCGTTCAGAAAAAAACAAAACAATTCGTAA
- a CDS encoding UbiA family prenyltransferase, translated as MKNYLSLVKFSHTIFAMPFAMIGFTLGLYYSIIYDPTIRENSNSYYLLKFILVLVCMITARNAAMAFNRWADRQQDALNPRTAIREIPSGIISEKNALVFVVINCVVFIISTFFINRLCFYLSPIALLVVLGYSYTKRFSFLCHLILGIGLGLAPVGAFVAVTGKFGIVPVLLGIVVMLWVSGFDIIYSLQDEQFDKDNNFFSIPAKFGYQNAVSISVILHIFVIGLLVFIGVFGNFGLLYWIGTVVFACLLIYQHVVVQKFGLERINLAFFTLNGLASILFGMLVITDIIMKLTLIR; from the coding sequence TTGAAAAACTATTTAAGCTTAGTCAAATTTTCGCATACCATTTTTGCAATGCCATTTGCAATGATTGGTTTTACTTTAGGTTTATATTATAGTATAATATATGATCCTACTATTAGAGAGAATTCAAACAGTTATTATCTATTAAAGTTTATATTAGTACTTGTTTGTATGATTACTGCTCGCAATGCAGCGATGGCTTTTAATCGTTGGGCAGACAGACAACAAGATGCACTTAATCCTAGAACAGCGATTAGAGAAATTCCTAGTGGCATCATCAGCGAAAAAAATGCATTGGTATTTGTAGTAATTAACTGTGTTGTTTTTATTATAAGTACATTTTTTATTAATAGATTATGTTTTTATTTATCGCCAATTGCTTTGTTGGTAGTTTTAGGATATAGCTATACCAAAAGATTTTCGTTTTTGTGTCATTTAATTTTAGGTATTGGATTGGGTTTAGCTCCAGTTGGAGCTTTTGTTGCAGTAACAGGAAAATTTGGAATAGTTCCAGTACTATTAGGAATTGTAGTAATGCTTTGGGTAAGTGGCTTTGATATTATTTATAGTTTACAAGACGAACAGTTTGATAAAGACAATAATTTCTTTTCTATTCCTGCGAAGTTTGGCTATCAAAATGCAGTGTCTATATCAGTAATTTTACACATATTTGTAATTGGATTATTAGTTTTTATTGGTGTGTTTGGTAATTTTGGTTTGCTCTATTGGATAGGAACTGTTGTCTTTGCTTGTCTGTTAATTTATCAACATGTTGTAGTACAAAAATTTGGATTGGAAAGAATTAATCTAGCATTTTTTACTTTAAACGGATTGGCAAGCATTTTATTTGGCATGTTAGTCATTACAGATATTATTATGAAATTGACATTGATACGATGA
- a CDS encoding DUF1573 domain-containing protein: MKYLTLFVIVLLSFTACNSKEKAEQREREQKYKAMKEDYQRKFDSTVKAQAFDSSSPYFVDTVNQKITSIKFEQEIYNFGKMIEGDTLKDIMIYTNTGKYPLIIKNAWGSCGCTQPEFSTEPLAPGKSDTIVVGFNSKNKVGNNTKSIMIDANTNPRITTVQFSVKVKAK; the protein is encoded by the coding sequence ATGAAATATTTAACCTTATTCGTAATTGTACTACTCTCGTTTACAGCTTGTAATTCAAAAGAAAAAGCAGAACAAAGAGAAAGAGAGCAAAAGTATAAAGCAATGAAAGAAGATTATCAAAGGAAATTTGATTCTACTGTAAAAGCTCAAGCATTCGATTCTTCAAGTCCATATTTTGTAGATACTGTTAACCAAAAAATTACTTCAATTAAATTTGAACAAGAAATATATAATTTTGGAAAAATGATTGAAGGCGATACATTAAAAGATATTATGATTTATACCAACACAGGTAAATATCCTTTAATTATTAAAAATGCTTGGGGAAGTTGTGGCTGTACACAACCAGAGTTTTCTACTGAACCATTAGCACCAGGAAAATCAGATACTATTGTAGTTGGATTTAATTCTAAAAATAAAGTAGGCAATAATACCAAATCTATTATGATTGATGCCAATACCAATCCACGAATTACTACAGTACAATTTAGTGTAAAAGTGAAAGCCAAGTAA